The genomic interval GGCCTCGATGGGGGGCAGCCTGTCGGGGATGTTGACCTGGAACTGCAGGTCCTTGCTGTCTCCCTGGTTTTTCAGCAATTCGACAGTACTCTCAATAACCTCCTTCATGTCGAGGAGTTCCTTTTTTCTCTCAACGCGCTTTGATTCCAGCCTTGCGAACTGCAGGAGGTCATTTACCAGTTCGATGAGCGATTTACTCCTGAGCCTTGCCCGTTCAAGCATCTGACGGTTGAACTGAGGGTCTTTTCCCGCTACGCCGGTAAGGTAGGCATTCAGGTACCCTTCTATTGCAGCAAGCGGCGCCCTCAACTCATGGGCAACCATACGGACGAACTGGGACTTTACCTCTTCGACCTCTTTCAGGGCGGTGATATCCCGAAAGGTACTCACGACACCGAGGTCCTGGCCCTTTTCATCCCGCACGGCAGCCACGCTTATTATAAGCGTCTTCTGCTCAGGCTCTGTAATCTCAACCTCCTCAGAAAATATCGTGTACTGGGAAGAATCGGGACTGAATGCCTTGTTGATAACGTCGATCAGATTCTTCTCCAGGATAACGTCGGCGATATCCTTGCCCAACGCTACCCGTCCTGCGAGGTTAAGCGTCTTGAGGGCTGCGGGGTTCCAGAGTACCAGCTGGTGTTCCCGGTTGATCACAAGGATCGCATCTGCCATGGAGTTCATAATCGTATGGAGCTTTGACTTCTCACCGGCAATCTCGAGGAGCCTCTGATCCCGCTCCTGGCGCAACTGCTCTGCCTGAAGACGAAGCCGTCTCGTCTCCAGCCCCCTGTTGAGGACTGCCATGAGCTGGTCGGGAGCAAATGGCTTGGGGATGTAGTCGTATGCACCATGTTTCATCGCATCAACCGCTGTTTCAATGGTGGCAAAACCGGTGATAACGATCATGATGATCTCCGGGTCAAGCTGCCTTACCTGTTCCATCAATTCAATGCCGCCCATGACGGGCATCATGAGGTCAATGAGCATGAGGTCGTAGGGTTTGGCTTTCGCCATGTCAAGCCCTTCTTTGCCGTTTTCCGCCACATCAACGGAAAACCCCTCGCTCGTCAGGATCCTGCGACACCCCTCACGGATACCTTTCTCGTCATCGACAACAAGTATTTCAGCAGCCTCTGCCATTGATTACCCCTGGATTGCTATTCCGGCTGTTTTGCCTTTTCCAGAAGGTCGCTGATCTTTTTAATCAGGTCTTCCGGCGCTACCGGCTTGTTCAGAAAATCATCTGTCTTCATCCAGTAACCATCCTGATCCTGTGAAAATCCAAACCCGGTCTCACCCGCTACTGATGTGAGCATCAGGATGGGGACCTTCTGATAAACCGGGTCTGCCTTTATCGATTTCGCAAAGGTAAACCCGGTGTCATGCTTTTCCATCATCAGGTCAAGGACAATGAGGTCCGGCTGTTCAAACCTCACCTTGTCCATCCCCTCGCGGCCCGAAAATGCCGTGACAACCTCGTACCCGTTGTTCTCGAGGACGGCCTTGTTCAGGTCAATAAAATCAACATCGTCATCAATAATTAAGATTCTTGGTTTTTTGGCCATAATGCTTTCTCCCTGTGTTTATAGTTTGAACCAAATCCTTTTTGGTTATTGCCTCTTCATTCGTCCCTTCCACTGTCGTGATCGGCAGAGAAACAATAAAGGTGCTCCCCTTCCCGAGCTCTGTCTCCACGTCAAGCTTGCCCCCGTGTCTCTCAACGATCCCGTATGAGATTGCCAGACCAAGTCCGGTCCCTTTTTCCTTCGTTGTAAAAAAGGGATTAAAGAGCTTTCTCACGTTCTCCGGGGGGATCCCGGGACCGCTGTCACGGATCTTGACCCTGATCTGGTTTTTCTCCTGTGCTGTCGTGATCGACAGATTCCCCTTGCCTTCCATAGCCTGGGCGCCGTTGAGGACGATATTGAGAAAGACCTGTTTAAGCTGTGTCGCGTCGGCAAACGTGTTCGGCAGGTCAGGAGCAAATACCTTCTTTATTTTGATGTTATGGAAAAGCGACTGGTTCACCAGCAACCCCAGCGTATCTTCGAGGAGCTCGTTGATGCTTGTCTCGCCAGGTTTGAGTTTCGTCTCCCTGGCAAAACTCAGGAGACCCTGAACGATCTCCTTTGTACGGTTCGCCTCGCTGATAATAAGCGCCAGGTCTTCTCTTCTCGGGTCATCCTGTTCCATCCCTTTCAGCAGGATATGGGCATAGATGGTGATCGTTCCGAGAGGGTTGTTGATCTCATGCGCCACACCTGCGGCGAGCTGTCCAAGGGCTGCGAGCTTTTCGGTCCTGATAAGCTGGTACTGCGCCCGTTCCAGTTCCTGATGGGAGATCTGCAACTCGTGGTGGGACTTTTCAAGCTGCTGGTATATCTTTTTGCTCTGCTCAAGAAGGTAGGGGAGACAATATTCTGCCTCTGTAATCCCCTGGGCAACGGCGATCGCCTTTTCACGGCACGTAGCATATCCGCAGGCCCTGCAGTCCAGATTGTTGTGGGGCGGCATCTTGTCCATCTTCTTGAGGACGGCCCGTATCTGCTCCTCTGTAGGCATTGGCAGCTTCTGCTCCATCGCCGTGAAT from Syntrophorhabdaceae bacterium carries:
- a CDS encoding response regulator, which encodes MAEAAEILVVDDEKGIREGCRRILTSEGFSVDVAENGKEGLDMAKAKPYDLMLIDLMMPVMGGIELMEQVRQLDPEIIMIVITGFATIETAVDAMKHGAYDYIPKPFAPDQLMAVLNRGLETRRLRLQAEQLRQERDQRLLEIAGEKSKLHTIMNSMADAILVINREHQLVLWNPAALKTLNLAGRVALGKDIADVILEKNLIDVINKAFSPDSSQYTIFSEEVEITEPEQKTLIISVAAVRDEKGQDLGVVSTFRDITALKEVEEVKSQFVRMVAHELRAPLAAIEGYLNAYLTGVAGKDPQFNRQMLERARLRSKSLIELVNDLLQFARLESKRVERKKELLDMKEVIESTVELLKNQGDSKDLQFQVNIPDRLPPIEADRTEMDQLMTNLISNAMKYNVKNGKVIISAKPETHYLHISVADTGIGIEEQCLPCIFDEFYRVQGPKTRYTTGTGLGLSIVKRIVESHFGRIEVESTADKGTTFTVKLPIRQVDAK
- a CDS encoding response regulator gives rise to the protein MAKKPRILIIDDDVDFIDLNKAVLENNGYEVVTAFSGREGMDKVRFEQPDLIVLDLMMEKHDTGFTFAKSIKADPVYQKVPILMLTSVAGETGFGFSQDQDGYWMKTDDFLNKPVAPEDLIKKISDLLEKAKQPE
- a CDS encoding [Fe-Fe] hydrogenase large subunit C-terminal domain-containing protein; translation: MSYKSGLSDLKKVFLTHEKTIACLDPAFPAVFDVGTPGQLVTALKKLGFSEVWEGAFGAELVGQAYRELLQKGPNQPLISSFCPVIVFYIQKYLPQLVPNIARIVSPMIAIGRVARKIKGEGWKVVYLTPCLAQMSEASSPEVAGAIDHVVTFRDIKKMLDEAGIDRKSLGESDFDGPRPFLGRIVSVIGGLNRTMGDSFDVLDDERSMTYGRRRAIGALNQLANGYIQAKFLDFLYCSGCVDGPFVDRELSVVGRRQIVVRYAKAEMEKQDVSRVLAELDSYADVDLSRGFTAMEQKLPMPTEEQIRAVLKKMDKMPPHNNLDCRACGYATCREKAIAVAQGITEAEYCLPYLLEQSKKIYQQLEKSHHELQISHQELERAQYQLIRTEKLAALGQLAAGVAHEINNPLGTITIYAHILLKGMEQDDPRREDLALIISEANRTKEIVQGLLSFARETKLKPGETSINELLEDTLGLLVNQSLFHNIKIKKVFAPDLPNTFADATQLKQVFLNIVLNGAQAMEGKGNLSITTAQEKNQIRVKIRDSGPGIPPENVRKLFNPFFTTKEKGTGLGLAISYGIVERHGGKLDVETELGKGSTFIVSLPITTVEGTNEEAITKKDLVQTINTGRKHYGQKTKNLNY